Part of the Impatiens glandulifera chromosome 8, dImpGla2.1, whole genome shotgun sequence genome is shown below.
AGGCTAATGAGTTATTCATGACTTTCAAAGGGCTAATTGCAGATCTAATCTTCAGTTTTCGTGAGCGAAACCAGAGCCAAACCTACTTCCTTAACAGGACAGCCAGAGAAGCATTCACCATTGTTGAGGTAGAACTCAATCTGTTCTTTGATATTCTTTACACTAAAGCTGTCGTGATTCAACGCCCTACAGGGTACATTGTTCGTTTAGTCTCGTTTATTTCGATTGTAGCTTCCCTCTTGTTATTCTACTTCGAGTCCAAATTGAGTTTTCATTCTTTCGATGTTGGAGTGACCTACTTACTCCTAGGAGGTGGCATTTTTCTAGATGTTTTATCGTTCTTCATGCTGATTTTCTCTGATTGGACTGCGGTTGCTGTTACAAAAGCAGACAGACCCAATTGGTTCATGAAATGGATTAGGAAACTTCTCTTTGTCAATAGAAAGAGATGGCCAAACGATCTTGATGATTCACCTAACTGGTTTAATCGCTTTAAGGATGTCATGTTCCATAGAAGATGGTCTCAAACGATCCCTCAATATAACCTAATATACTATTGTTTAAACCAACGTTCAACGATTAAGGCCACATTCATCAGCCTTGTGGGACTAACCAACATTCTCGACGGGATAAAATACGTGAGAACGAAGCGATTCAACGCAAAATTGAGAGACTTCATCTTCCACTCGCTTAAAGAGAAATCCATCATGGCTGACGATCTCGAGACCTCCAAAGAAATATACTCGTCAAGAGGCGATTGGGCGCTCCGACTTAAGGATAAAAGTGAGCTTCTTAGTTTCATCAACAACGTGGACTACGATGAGAGTGTGGTGACGTGGCATATAGCGACGGATCTCTGCTATTATACCGAGAAAGATAAGAACGACGTTGAAAATCGCGAGAGATGTAAGTTGTTGTCCAATTACATGTTGTATCTCCTCATTAGGCAACCGTCGTTACTTTCTGCATTGGCTGGTATCGGGGAAATAAGGTATAGAGATACGTGTGCGGAGGCGTTGAAATTCTTCGAAGGAAGAAAGTTGGACAAGAAGAAAGAGGAGAAGAAGAGTATAATAATGGTGGCGATTTTGTGGATGGGAAATATGGTTTTAggtttaataagaaaaatttatggttgttgttgttgtttttgtGGGGAAGAGAAGAATGAAGCCGACGACTCTCCTCCAAACCCGTATCATATAAAGGCGTGTGAAAGCATTCTTGCGGTTTATACGGAGGTTAAGCCAGTGACGGTTAAAGGTGATAGGAGTAAATCGGTTTTGTTTGATGCTTGTATATTGGCGAAGAAATTAAAGGAATCGGAAGATGATAAATGGAAAGTAATGAGCCAAGTTTGGGTGGAATTGTTGTCTTATGCTGCTTGTAATTGTAGGGCTTATACACATGCTGCTCAATTGAGTAAAGGTGGGCACTTGATCACTTTGGTTTGGCTTTTGATGACTCATTTGGGTTTGGGGGATCAGTTTCAAATAAGTGAAGGTCATGCAAGGGCTAAACTCATTGTGGGTAAGTAAGTAATAGTTTGAATTCATTTGTTGTCTTactatgtttgtttgtttgtcttATGTACTTTTATGTGTTCTAGTAATGTTGTGTTCTTGCATTTAGGTAAGCATGTTATTGATTATTAGTTGTATAATGTACATGACTTTGCTGCTTCTCATTTACTTATTATTCTCCTATAATGTTTATGCTTCTAAAGAAAATGACAAAAGTTgaaattgtcaaaattattgCCTCTTATTTTCTCTAATATATAAAGAGATGTGGTTGAATGATACCAACTTattcacatttattttatagtaTTGAGGGTGCTTGGTGGGAGGTCTTGGAATGGCAAATGAAATTAGGTAGCTTGGTTGGGAAATTtgagatgaggttatttgatctgatggTAATTTGGTAATTTatttgcgctcgtggtgattttattttttttggacgattttgcccttgtcgcaaaacgctaagtgacttagcgtttcgcgaagtgacgatatgtgaaatgtccagattacccttactatttaatataacctccgtacttttttttcatttattttcttctccttctctctcttcccgctcttctcctccttctctctaaactccggcggcggcggcggcgaacTCGTTGGAGATCTGTTCGTTCAAAATCCActatgagctccacgacgagcactgttccaataggtacgtctataagcatgttttattgatgttcggtttctgagattgattagggtttacttcccgtttcgctaagtgcctagcgattcgcgaaggccttcccgttttGCTAAGTTCCTAACGATTCGCGAAGgtcttcccgtttcgctaagtgcctaacgattcgcgaaggccttcccgtttcgctaagttcctagcgattcgcgaagtattaattatccgtctctaaatcaaatcatgttttttttattgcagctgaagttttcgttttctataatggagagtggaaacttgatgctgatggaatactgtattttgatgcatcttcaatcaaaacatttgatctaccccaaagtactcgttatgctgaattacttgatatactctACGATAGACTTAATCTCCAGATATCAAcatacgatttagtgctccaagtgaagtatgatatttcgaatatcagaaatccaaaacctgtttttattgataatgatggggatttgaacacatatctatcacgcttgattttgggtcgaacagtgtcaccattgtgtgtatctATAGTGGAGAAGTCagcatttactaaagaaaagataccactacttacatacccaactcaagaaaatatactaccaccacaacttactcaaaaatttgttccacctgttgtaccctcggaattctttgttgaaagtcaaaatgaagccggagaaacctctttgcctcacatcccacttactcaggacttgcatgttaatagtggtgaaaaagcatcaatacctatacaaccaagtgcaagaagatcatcattgggtacaccaattagtgcaagaaaggcatcaaatggtacaccaacaagtgcaagaagatcatcaatgggtacaccatctagtgcaagacgatcttcaatgggtacaccatcgacagatcCGAAAGTCACATCACCGCCAGACCCCACATTTgcgatggcattaactagtgaaaccgtattggaagtcggttcgttgtttgaaaataaaaaagaacttcaactggctctatataaatatgcgatgaccaatcattttgaattcaaagtggagaagtcaagaaaaaatctttgggaactcaaatgtttggatgagacatgcaagtggagcttgcgggctgtgaaaggtaagttttctgagatgtttgagatccggacatttgagcaacaacactcatgcttagttttgtcgaggcccaagaaaaaaatgcaaacaccagcatgggttattgggcagtgcgt
Proteins encoded:
- the LOC124912444 gene encoding uncharacterized protein LOC124912444, producing the protein MSTNQHAHVIWDKAKNGLENWKQLYEKWDLRFFIIISLFFQFFLIVAAPLRRRSANPYLVFFIWIFYLLADYVANYSLGLIAKSQVRRVDPTGPFQNPDLLAFWAPFLLVHLGGPDTITAYALQDNELWLRHLFSLLFQTGIAAYVFILTLAAKNRLWTPTLLMFLAGFIKYSERTQSLYLASVRRFRESLLTEPDPGPNYAKLMDEYHSKMQANLPTKIEMIPEPRKEIHVKMEKDQPLDDLQIVRKANELFMTFKGLIADLIFSFRERNQSQTYFLNRTAREAFTIVEVELNLFFDILYTKAVVIQRPTGYIVRLVSFISIVASLLLFYFESKLSFHSFDVGVTYLLLGGGIFLDVLSFFMLIFSDWTAVAVTKADRPNWFMKWIRKLLFVNRKRWPNDLDDSPNWFNRFKDVMFHRRWSQTIPQYNLIYYCLNQRSTIKATFISLVGLTNILDGIKYVRTKRFNAKLRDFIFHSLKEKSIMADDLETSKEIYSSRGDWALRLKDKSELLSFINNVDYDESVVTWHIATDLCYYTEKDKNDVENRERCKLLSNYMLYLLIRQPSLLSALAGIGEIRYRDTCAEALKFFEGRKLDKKKEEKKSIIMVAILWMGNMVLGLIRKIYGCCCCFCGEEKNEADDSPPNPYHIKACESILAVYTEVKPVTVKGDRSKSVLFDACILAKKLKESEDDKWKVMSQVWVELLSYAACNCRAYTHAAQLSKGGHLITLVWLLMTHLGLGDQFQISEGHARAKLIVGK